Proteins encoded within one genomic window of Ctenopharyngodon idella isolate HZGC_01 chromosome 6, HZGC01, whole genome shotgun sequence:
- the LOC127514883 gene encoding odorant receptor 131-2-like: MNSTIWIVDSYEEALAKNIVIVCLALIINVINAMLVVTFFSNPMFSRDSRYILYIHLVINDMLMIFVSVTLYVLSYATPLVNASMCCILVVLGATTFMITPLNLAGMAIERFIAICKPLHHSQICTPQRTFIFLCLLWVLGAMPSLSDIIILFSIQPISSFRSLVLCYPFSLFPYKAHKDRTTASQVIYMSLVWIILIYTYCRVLFTARKAVSKGSANKARSTILLHGVQLLLCMLSYVAPVLDMIVTPFFPFHRTKITFFNYLITNIMPRLLSPLIYGVRDQKFVKQIKEYFTCKLIIVKIVPSKF, from the coding sequence ATGAACTCAACCATCTGGATTGTGGATAGTTATGAAGAAGCTCTTGCTAAAAACATTGTGATTGTTTGCCTTGCTCTTATCATTAATGTCATTAACGCAATGTTAGTAGTGACTTTCTTCTCCAATCCAATGTTTTCAAGAGACTCCagatacattttatacattcaCCTGGTAATCAATGACATGCTCATGATATTTGTATCAGTGACTTTATATGTGTTGTCCTATGCAACACCACTTGTAAATGCTTCAATGTGTTGCATATTGGTGGTTCTGGGTGCAACCACCTTTATGATCACTCCTTTGAATCTAGCTGGTATGGCCATCGAACGGTTTATTGCGATCTGTAAACCACTGCATCACTCTCAGATTTGCACTCCACAAAGAACCTTCATCTTTTTATGCTTGCTATGGGTTTTAGGAGCTATGCCTTCTCTGTCAgatatcattattttattttcaattcagCCCATATCTTCCTTCAGGTCTCTTGTACTTTGCTATCCATTCAGTTTGTTCCCTTATAAAGCCCACAAGGATCGCACCACTGCTTCACAAGTCATCTATATGTCTTTGGTGTGGATAATTCTCATTTATACTTATTGCAgagtcctgttcactgccagaAAGGCAGTTTCAAAGGGTTCAGCAAATAAGGCTCGGAGTACTATACTGTTGCACGGTGTCCAGTTACTTCTTTGTATGCTTTCCTATGTCGCTCCTGTTTTGGATATGATTGTCACTCCTTTCTTTCCTTTTCACAGAACTAAGATCACTTTCTTTAATTATCTAATCACAAATATTATGCCTAGATTACTGAGTCCTTTGATTTATGGGGTCCGAGACCAGAAGTTTGTGAAACAAATCAAGGAATACTTTACTTGTAAACTTATTATTGTAAAGATTGTGCCatcaaaattttga
- the LOC127514609 gene encoding odorant receptor 131-2-like — translation MNSTVRIVDSYEEALAKNIVIVCLGFIINFINGMLVVTFFSNLMFSRDSRYILYIHLVINDMLMIFVSMTLYVLSYATPLVNVSWCCILVILGKVTFNITPLNLAGMAIERFIAICKPLHHSQICTPQRTHIFICLLWVLGAMPSLVDIIILLLTQPISFFRSFVPCYPIYVFPSKAHQEHTTASQVIYMSLVWIILIYTYCRVLFTARKAVLKGSANKARSTILLHGVQLLLCMLSYVTPFMYIIITPVFPQHRANIGFSIYLLTNIMPRLLSPLIYGVRDQKFVKQMKEYFTCKVIIVKIVPS, via the coding sequence ATGAACTCAACAGTCAGGATTGTGGATAGTTATGAAGAAGCTCTTGCCAAAAACATTGTGATTGTTTGTCTTGGTTTTatcattaatttcattaacggAATGTTAgtagtgacttttttttctaatctAATGTTTTCAAGAGACTCCagatacattttatacattcaCCTGGTAATCAATGACATGCTCATGATATTTGTATCAATGACTTTATATGTTTTGTCCTATGCAACACCACTTGTTAATGTTTCGTGGTGTTGCATATTGGTGATTCTTGGTAAAGTCACTTTTAATATCACTCCTTTGAATCTGGCTGGTATGGCCATCGAACGGTTCATTGCGATCTGTAAACCACTGCATCACTCTCAGATTTGCACTCCACAACGAACCCACATCTTTATATGTTTGCTATGGGTTTTAGGAGCTATGCCTTCTCTAGTAGAtatcattattttacttttaaccCAGCCCATATCTTTCTTCAGATCATTTGTACCTTGCTACCCAATATATGTGTTCCCTTCTAAAGCCCACCAGGAACACACCACTGCTTCACAAGTCATCTATATGTCTTTGGTGTGGATAATTCTCATTTATACTTATTGCAgagtcctgttcactgccagaAAGGCAGTTTTAAAGGGTTCAGCAAATAAGGCTCGGAGTACTATTCTGTTACATGGTGTCCAGTTACTTCTTTGTATGCTTTCCTATGTCACCCCTTTTATGTACATAATTATTACTCCTGTTTTTCCTCAACACAGAGCTAATATCGGTTTCTCTATTTATCTGCTCACAAATATTATGCCTAGATTACTGAGTCCTTTGATTTATGGGGTTCGAGACCAGAAGTTTGTGAAACAAATGAAGGAATACTTTACATGTAAAGTTATTATTGTAAAGATTGTGCcatcataa